In a single window of the Coleofasciculus sp. FACHB-T130 genome:
- a CDS encoding lipid kinase has translation MNRRALLLLNRHARRGKEGLSEAVAKLQELGFDLQEESTQKPQQIPEIIRRYRDRVDLVIIGGGDGTLNAAAEGLIDTQLPLGILPLGTANDLARTLSIPVSLPEACEVIATGQKQRIDLGWVNGKHFFNVASLGLSVQITQQLTKETKQRWGVFAYAVTAIQVVGRSRPFLAKIRLNGESIQVRTVQIAVGNGRYYGGGMTVADDATIDDQRLDLYSLEVQNAWQIVRLLPSMLKGKQAEWPEVRSLQGREIEVSTLKPLPINTDGEITTYTPAKFRLIPKAISVLVPQSPLRTP, from the coding sequence ATGAACCGGCGAGCATTGTTGCTGCTAAATCGCCACGCACGCCGAGGAAAAGAAGGTCTATCAGAGGCGGTTGCCAAATTGCAGGAGTTAGGATTTGACCTGCAAGAAGAGTCCACACAAAAGCCCCAGCAGATACCAGAAATTATCCGTCGCTACCGCGATCGCGTCGATCTCGTTATCATTGGTGGCGGAGATGGCACCCTAAATGCCGCTGCCGAGGGTCTGATTGACACGCAACTCCCGTTGGGCATCTTGCCTTTAGGAACAGCCAACGACCTGGCACGAACCCTTTCAATTCCTGTCTCCCTCCCCGAAGCTTGCGAGGTAATTGCAACAGGTCAAAAACAGCGAATTGACTTAGGTTGGGTGAATGGAAAGCACTTCTTCAATGTTGCTAGTCTCGGATTGAGCGTGCAAATTACTCAGCAGCTAACCAAAGAAACTAAGCAACGCTGGGGAGTCTTCGCCTATGCAGTCACCGCCATCCAGGTAGTTGGGCGATCGCGTCCTTTTCTAGCAAAAATTCGTCTCAATGGCGAATCTATTCAGGTGAGAACCGTTCAGATTGCCGTAGGCAACGGACGATATTACGGCGGTGGCATGACCGTTGCTGACGATGCTACCATTGACGACCAGCGCTTGGATCTGTACAGCTTGGAAGTTCAAAATGCATGGCAGATCGTCCGATTGCTACCTTCCATGCTAAAAGGAAAACAAGCAGAATGGCCTGAGGTGCGAAGTCTTCAAGGGCGGGAAATTGAGGTATCCACGCTAAAACCTCTCCCGATTAATACTGATGGTGAAATCACCACTTACACCCCTGCCAAATTTCGCCTAATTCCTAAAGCAATATCGGTTTTAGTTCCACAATCACCCCTACGCACTCCTTAA